One Mycobacteriales bacterium genomic window, ACCGCTGCGCTTGGCGAAGGTCACCGGGTCGCTCGTGACGCCGGTGAAGATCTGCGCGCCGCCCACGATCGTCAGCGGGGCGCTGGAGTTGCTGGTCCCGCCGTCCGGGTTGACCACCTTGAAGGTGACTTCCTCGTTGGCCGCCGCGGGCGCTTCATAAGTGAAGGTAATGAGCCCGCCGAACCCCACGTCGACGGTGCTTTCATCGACGAAACCGTCCGTGGGGATGACGCAGGCAGGTGCGAGGACTCCGGAACCGAGCAGGGTGATCGTGGCCGTGCTCCCGCCGAACATCGACTGGTCACCTTCGGGACCGGGCGGGGTGGCCTTGATGTCAGCGGCGTCGGTGCCGAGGGTCGGCTTGCTCGTCCCGCCCGCGGTCGGGCAGGTGTCCGTCCCGGTCTCCCCGGGCTTCGCGCAGCTCGGGTCGGCCGCGCTGACCTCGCACGTGCCGGGCGTCACGGTCCAGTAGTACGGCTGACCCGCCTGCGCGTCGAACATCGTGAGCGCCGGGGTGAAATGCGGCCACGACGTCGCGTACTGCTGGTACTCGTTGGTGAGGTTCGGGTCGCGGTAGATGTCGACGAGGTAGTAGTTGGCGCCGGGGACCGGGTTCCAGGAGAACGTCGGCGTCATCGGGCAGGTCGCCGTGACGTCGCAGGTGCTGCCCGGCAGCGCGCTGGTGTGCCACGTGGTCTTGAGCCCGGTCGCGGTGGCACCGCGAGCCGGGTTGCCGGCGACCGGCGCTTCGAACTGGAACGCCTGGCCGAAGTAGCGGACGGTGTCGCACAGCGGCTGCTGGCCCTGCTCACAGTCGAGCTGGACGCCGGGGGCGTCCTCGGCGGCGATGCTGGCCGCCGTGGTGTCGTCGTACGCGATCAGCTCCCAGCCGTAGACCAGTCCCTGGACCAACGAGAAGGTCGTCGCGCTCTCGCAACCCTTCGGCGCTCCAGGCCCGGACTTCGGCTCGGTGGCGGTCACGAGCCCGTCGGTGTACGGGGTGACCGAGGTCTCGGCGGTGTAGCAGTCGACCTCACCGGTCTGCAGGCCGATCGTGCCGGTCCCGCACGCGCCCGGGCAGTAGCGAACCAGGTAGAGCGAGGCCTCCTTCACCGGCGCCCAGCTGATCGTCGGGTCCGCTGACGAGGGCTGCTGGAGGATCGTGATCGGGGAGACCCAGTCCTTGACGAACGTCCACTGGCCGGAATACCTGCCCCAGACGCCGCCGACCTGCGCGCGCACGTGCCAGTAGTAGGTCGCGTTCGGCAACGACACTGGCATCTCGAACGTCGGGTCGACGACGTCGCCGTTGTTCGGCAGCGTGACCGCGTTGTTCGTCCATTCGCCGTTGGGGCTGACCTGGACCTGGTACTGCGAGGCACCGGCGACGGGCTGCCACTTGAGGATGACGTCCTTGAGCTGCGTCGACGGGTCGTTCGCGGGGCTGAGCAGCACCGGGGTGTTGACGTCTCGGGCGGCCGAAGCCGGGGTCAGCGGCACCGCGACGCTCGCGATGACGGCCCCCACGGTCGCCAGCACCAATGCGATCCGGCGCGAAACTGATGCCACGATGTGACTCCCGGTTGTGCTCGTGGGCGGCCCGCCTGTCACAGGCGTTGCATGTGGCATCGGCGGACCCCCTCGTGCGCTGTACGTCCATCACCCGAACGGAGTAGTGCTGGTGCCCTCGCCGGATGAGTCAGCGCCTGCGCGGCGACGCCTGGCACTTGCGACCGTGTTGGGCGAGTCATCCTATGACGCGATGCTCGTCACCTCTCGTGACAATATGCGCTATCTGTCCGGTTTCACCGGCTCGAACGGCGCACTGCTGGTCGACGGCACCGGCGAGGCAGTTCTCGCGACCGACGGCCGCTACGTGGCGCAGGCCGCGACGGAGGCCGCGGACTGCAAATGTCTGCCGGCGA contains:
- a CDS encoding DUF4962 domain-containing protein — translated: MASVSRRIALVLATVGAVIASVAVPLTPASAARDVNTPVLLSPANDPSTQLKDVILKWQPVAGASQYQVQVSPNGEWTNNAVTLPNNGDVVDPTFEMPVSLPNATYYWHVRAQVGGVWGRYSGQWTFVKDWVSPITILQQPSSADPTISWAPVKEASLYLVRYCPGACGTGTIGLQTGEVDCYTAETSVTPYTDGLVTATEPKSGPGAPKGCESATTFSLVQGLVYGWELIAYDDTTAASIAAEDAPGVQLDCEQGQQPLCDTVRYFGQAFQFEAPVAGNPARGATATGLKTTWHTSALPGSTCDVTATCPMTPTFSWNPVPGANYYLVDIYRDPNLTNEYQQYATSWPHFTPALTMFDAQAGQPYYWTVTPGTCEVSAADPSCAKPGETGTDTCPTAGGTSKPTLGTDAADIKATPPGPEGDQSMFGGSTATITLLGSGVLAPACVIPTDGFVDESTVDVGFGGLITFTYEAPAAANEEVTFKVVNPDGGTSNSSAPLTIVGGAQIFTGVTSDPVTFAKRSGPITLTSPANHAVISGTSPTFKWQDFMTSGALDSYDARNYELQVSQDHNFDSTVLDEKDVDLTQFTNPTTLLSDGSYYWRVAAIDEAGKVLTWSTIWQLTVNAVAPTVSFLSPAGAAVNQPLVIQLSTPLRDLNSQTLKVVPQGAPTANAIRGRIVEGASNTLYSFIPHTPLATGGTYQLRLTQTVLDTSGDPAVVSGSPIRVNQTALNTSAGWQYSRGWTRHSASSALSGSWVQAKAGSIATIQVAGSELVIYGCKAPHMGRLSINIAGQNFTASEFQTFTRCGEILWQGAIPGGIRTLTLRSASGIGNFDAIAVDPKPAGSTGPVSTTGSGGSPVSTTPTS